A window of the Desulforapulum autotrophicum HRM2 genome harbors these coding sequences:
- the pabB gene encoding aminodeoxychorismate synthase component I, whose translation MLQDKIKNMAGQIHGVHIENIHLTESFIDFSARFASMEGSVILLSGGELDSARYHILGAKPWLSFLGRNRSMEITIKDQRLCFEDNPFDTLRMLLDTFSLGEYQKSAKLPEPVSAGLFGYFSYDLKDHLEKLPKTSVDDLGLPHIRLFAPSIIVVHDKKNAITRLCIPKRILSGQSTLDDDLDFFKRIMDSKPPQKGTFCGDQRGFKSNFSKKDYLESLVKIKEYIASGHVYQVNMSQRFEMDFKGDTFNLFATLYHANPAPFFAYINAGDHQIVSTSPERFVQRIGKYVETRPIKGTKPRGKTRAEDQKLKTQLAQSKKDDAELSMIVDLLRNDIGKVCKGGSVRVSEHKRLEAYKNVYHLVSVVEGILDKNYDSVDLITATFPGGSITGCPKIRSMEIIDELEPGRRHIYTGSIGYVGFHDTIDLSIVIRTLTIYNGKIIFSAGGGIVFDSDPSNEFDETLHKGRTLMEVFQDKGEKTVNRKVVWLNGTIKPVDQATVPITDLGLQYGYGFFETIRVDRGKPRHLKEHLKRFDTTWNHFFCKAPPDLSWDKIINQVLVQNKLTSETAAVKILATQGNRDSAPFNHTLLVTARPYTHRLEEKNQQGLHLLTYPNPRLTPLADYKTLNYLYYFLAGKWAKGQGADEALIMNPDNTVSETNTANILLIKDKAVIRPVSKHVLPGIMEAAVCEFLAQWGYKIENKPLKPKELYSADQVLITNSLMGAVPILSLDRTMLAKPFDLCQKINTTVLDLDVSASPPLTIKDGS comes from the coding sequence ATGCTGCAGGATAAAATAAAAAACATGGCCGGTCAGATCCACGGCGTTCATATTGAAAATATTCATTTAACCGAATCTTTCATTGATTTTTCCGCCCGGTTTGCCTCCATGGAAGGCAGTGTCATTTTGTTGAGCGGCGGCGAACTTGACAGCGCACGATACCATATACTCGGCGCAAAACCATGGTTGAGTTTTTTGGGCCGGAACCGTAGCATGGAGATTACAATCAAAGACCAACGCCTTTGTTTTGAAGACAACCCCTTTGATACACTTCGCATGTTATTGGATACTTTCAGCCTTGGAGAGTACCAGAAAAGTGCCAAACTTCCAGAACCAGTTTCAGCCGGACTTTTTGGATACTTTTCCTATGACCTCAAAGACCACCTGGAAAAACTGCCAAAAACATCCGTAGATGACCTGGGTCTTCCCCATATCCGTCTTTTTGCACCGTCGATAATCGTTGTTCATGACAAAAAAAACGCCATCACGCGTCTTTGCATCCCTAAACGTATACTTTCCGGTCAAAGCACCCTGGATGATGACCTTGATTTTTTTAAACGTATTATGGATTCAAAGCCACCGCAAAAAGGAACTTTCTGTGGTGACCAAAGGGGGTTTAAATCCAACTTTTCAAAGAAAGATTACCTGGAATCACTTGTTAAAATCAAGGAGTACATTGCATCCGGCCATGTTTATCAGGTCAATATGTCCCAACGCTTTGAAATGGATTTCAAAGGCGACACCTTCAATCTTTTTGCGACCCTTTACCATGCCAATCCAGCGCCTTTTTTTGCATATATAAATGCCGGTGACCACCAGATTGTTTCAACTTCTCCTGAAAGGTTTGTTCAACGAATCGGAAAATACGTTGAAACCCGGCCGATCAAGGGAACAAAACCCAGGGGAAAAACCCGGGCAGAAGATCAAAAACTCAAAACACAACTAGCTCAAAGCAAAAAAGATGATGCTGAACTTTCAATGATTGTCGATCTTTTACGCAACGATATTGGAAAAGTCTGCAAAGGCGGTTCAGTGAGGGTTTCAGAACACAAAAGACTGGAAGCCTATAAAAATGTTTACCATCTGGTATCTGTTGTTGAAGGTATTCTGGACAAAAATTATGACTCCGTGGACCTTATTACCGCCACTTTTCCAGGAGGGTCCATTACCGGTTGTCCAAAAATCAGGTCCATGGAAATCATCGACGAACTTGAACCCGGCAGACGGCATATTTATACAGGATCCATAGGGTATGTAGGCTTCCATGACACCATTGATCTTTCCATCGTCATTCGAACCCTAACCATATACAACGGCAAAATTATCTTTTCTGCAGGCGGGGGTATTGTATTTGATTCCGATCCCTCCAATGAGTTTGATGAAACCCTGCACAAGGGCCGAACATTGATGGAGGTCTTCCAGGACAAAGGGGAAAAAACCGTTAATAGAAAGGTTGTCTGGCTGAACGGTACAATAAAACCCGTGGACCAGGCCACAGTTCCCATTACCGACCTGGGACTTCAGTACGGCTATGGTTTTTTTGAAACCATCAGGGTTGATAGGGGAAAGCCCCGACACCTCAAAGAACATTTAAAACGATTTGATACAACCTGGAACCATTTTTTCTGCAAGGCCCCCCCTGATCTCAGCTGGGATAAAATTATAAATCAGGTATTAGTCCAGAACAAACTGACATCAGAAACAGCCGCCGTAAAAATTCTTGCCACACAGGGAAACAGGGATTCAGCCCCATTTAATCATACGCTTCTTGTTACCGCCAGACCGTACACCCACCGCCTGGAAGAAAAGAACCAACAGGGATTACATCTTTTAACCTATCCGAATCCGCGTTTAACCCCCCTTGCAGACTACAAAACTCTCAATTATTTATACTATTTCCTGGCCGGAAAATGGGCCAAGGGCCAAGGGGCCGATGAAGCATTGATCATGAATCCGGATAATACCGTTTCTGAAACAAATACGGCCAATATTCTACTGATCAAAGACAAGGCCGTAATAAGACCTGTTTCTAAACATGTGCTGCCGGGGATCATGGAAGCGGCAGTATGTGAATTCCTTGCCCAATGGGGTTATAAAATTGAAAATAAGCCCCTTAAACCGAAAGAACTTTATTCAGCAGACCAAGTCCTTATCACAAATTCACTGATGGGGGCCGTACCCATACTCAGTCTGGATAGAACCATGCTGGCAAAACCTTTTGATCTGTGTCAAAAAATCAACACCACTGTTCTTGACCTTGATGTATCGGCATCGCCGCCTTTAACCATAAAAGATGGAAGCTGA
- a CDS encoding FAD-dependent oxidoreductase, which translates to MKNGERLVIIGGGGGGFATAMRAKALMPKIDITLVRKEKRFIVRCSLPYVVSGLVTGESIVNPDKKFIDAGINVIVDEVTHVDTKQKKVRLSNAREIPYDKLVMATGATPVVPPIEGSDLDGVFTFRSLSDAEKILDFMEKKKPRKMIFIGAGFITMELASNLLITPSERYEITIVEMLEHPLPLMLDAEFGTKLQEYLTEKGLKMKMGHRVTKILGRDQAVSAVVLENNEQLEADLIVLNVGVKANLELAKQIGLETGAYGIKTNEYMETSEPDIFALGDCAEKKHFITGKPVPGVLRGPAIIAGRHVAKKLAGYDVPFPGVLDNAVVRLFDKSIGFTGLTETRAREEGYDPVCATVESRSKHMMMPGMKPWTIKLVFDRKSKKLLGGQILSDSEAPVKEIDTVNALILGGKTVYDLCSIMCAGQPDLSSEPSAEPISIAAEQVLVKM; encoded by the coding sequence ATGAAAAATGGAGAAAGGCTGGTGATTATCGGAGGCGGTGGAGGTGGATTCGCGACCGCCATGCGGGCCAAGGCACTCATGCCGAAAATCGACATTACGCTTGTGAGAAAGGAAAAACGATTTATCGTGCGGTGTTCGCTACCGTACGTGGTGTCTGGCCTCGTTACGGGGGAATCCATCGTCAATCCGGATAAAAAGTTCATCGACGCCGGCATCAATGTCATAGTCGATGAAGTAACACATGTGGACACAAAGCAGAAAAAAGTGCGTCTCTCCAACGCCCGGGAGATTCCCTACGACAAGCTGGTCATGGCCACAGGGGCCACCCCGGTGGTTCCCCCGATTGAGGGCAGCGATCTGGACGGTGTATTCACCTTTAGGAGCCTGTCCGACGCTGAAAAAATACTAGATTTCATGGAAAAGAAAAAACCCCGGAAAATGATTTTTATCGGGGCGGGATTCATAACCATGGAGCTTGCCTCCAATCTTCTGATCACTCCTTCAGAGCGCTATGAAATAACCATTGTTGAAATGCTGGAGCATCCCCTGCCGCTGATGCTGGACGCCGAGTTCGGTACAAAACTTCAGGAGTACCTGACCGAAAAGGGCCTGAAGATGAAGATGGGACATAGAGTGACAAAAATTCTCGGTCGGGATCAAGCGGTTTCTGCGGTTGTACTTGAAAACAATGAGCAGCTGGAGGCGGATTTGATCGTTCTGAATGTCGGGGTGAAGGCGAATCTTGAGCTGGCGAAACAGATAGGGCTGGAAACGGGTGCCTATGGTATAAAGACGAACGAGTACATGGAAACCTCCGAGCCTGACATTTTTGCCCTGGGTGACTGCGCAGAGAAAAAGCATTTCATTACCGGAAAGCCCGTTCCCGGTGTACTTCGCGGCCCCGCCATAATCGCAGGGCGCCACGTTGCCAAAAAACTGGCAGGGTATGATGTGCCATTCCCGGGGGTGCTTGACAATGCTGTAGTGAGATTGTTCGATAAAAGCATCGGGTTCACGGGACTCACCGAGACGCGGGCCAGGGAAGAGGGCTACGACCCTGTGTGCGCCACGGTGGAATCAAGGAGCAAGCACATGATGATGCCAGGGATGAAGCCCTGGACGATAAAACTCGTGTTCGACAGGAAGAGCAAAAAACTGCTCGGTGGCCAGATACTGAGCGATTCCGAAGCGCCGGTAAAAGAGATAGACACCGTCAACGCCCTCATCCTGGGCGGAAAAACAGTTTACGATCTCTGCTCAATAATGTGCGCCGGCCAGCCGGATCTGTCTTCGGAGCCGAGTGCAGAGCCGATCAGCATTGCTGCGGAGCAAGTGCTCGTGAAGATGTGA
- a CDS encoding UDP-glucuronic acid decarboxylase family protein, whose translation MKKKILVTGGAGFIGSHLCMKLLEMNNEVICMDNFITGNINNINVLLKNPHFEIIRHDVTIPLDLDIDEIYNLACPASPVSYQEDPVQTIKTCVTGAINMLELANKLKIKILQASTSEVYGDPEIHPQVEEYWGRVNPIGIRSCYDEGKRCAETLFFDYHRQNNLKIKVARIFNTYGPFMQPDDGRVVSNFIIQALKKDNLTIFGDGNHTRSFCYVEDLVEGLTSLMNSPNDFTGPVNLGNNNETTIIELAELIIKLSGSTSGIVFKVLPLDDPQIRCPNIVKAEKILGWKAQISLEEGLLKTIDYFRNLLNSDLQTSFNGA comes from the coding sequence ATGAAAAAAAAAATACTTGTTACCGGTGGGGCAGGATTTATCGGCTCTCATTTATGTATGAAATTATTAGAAATGAATAATGAAGTTATCTGCATGGATAATTTCATAACTGGTAATATAAATAATATCAATGTATTACTAAAGAATCCTCACTTTGAGATTATCAGGCATGATGTTACAATTCCATTGGATTTGGATATTGATGAGATTTATAATCTTGCCTGTCCGGCTTCTCCTGTAAGTTACCAAGAAGATCCAGTTCAAACAATTAAAACCTGCGTTACAGGTGCAATAAATATGTTGGAGCTTGCTAATAAACTGAAGATTAAAATACTTCAGGCTTCTACAAGTGAAGTTTATGGGGATCCGGAGATTCATCCCCAGGTAGAAGAATACTGGGGTAGAGTCAATCCAATTGGCATAAGATCCTGTTATGATGAAGGGAAAAGGTGCGCTGAAACTCTTTTTTTTGATTATCACCGACAGAATAATCTAAAGATAAAAGTTGCCCGGATATTCAATACTTACGGTCCTTTTATGCAGCCAGATGATGGGCGAGTTGTAAGCAATTTCATAATCCAGGCCTTGAAGAAAGATAATCTGACAATTTTTGGAGATGGCAATCATACCCGTAGTTTCTGCTATGTGGAGGATCTTGTAGAAGGATTGACCAGTCTAATGAATAGTCCTAATGACTTTACCGGACCTGTCAATCTTGGCAATAATAATGAAACTACCATTATAGAATTAGCTGAATTGATAATTAAATTATCCGGATCAACATCAGGTATTGTATTCAAAGTATTACCTCTGGATGATCCGCAGATCAGGTGTCCAAATATTGTTAAGGCTGAAAAAATACTAGGTTGGAAAGCTCAAATTAGCCTGGAAGAAGGTCTTCTGAAAACGATTGATTATTTTAGAAACTTGTTAAATAGTGATTTACAAACAAGTTTCAATGGAGCTTGA
- a CDS encoding exostosin domain-containing protein has product MNTYYNFSPKLSMWYHEAKREKNYFRHFLSCLLKNPICQDFALYPKRFYKAIEQFDHNKTIDFCFIGGFKTDEKTQKNRSWILDFIKFNFNESSYLQFTDKITKKNYQNMGSFDYTLRNVGFVPKEHPVKIRNSFDDNYFRKMAASKFTLCPAGDNFWSMRFYEALMCKSIPIVKERNETFRSKAESELDYKFYFSNEQFVFNENWVEHNYKLFLKYHTLENR; this is encoded by the coding sequence ATGAATACATATTACAACTTTTCTCCAAAACTATCAATGTGGTACCATGAAGCAAAGAGAGAGAAAAACTATTTCCGGCATTTCCTATCTTGTCTATTGAAGAATCCTATCTGTCAGGATTTTGCCCTATATCCCAAACGCTTCTACAAAGCAATTGAGCAATTTGATCATAATAAAACAATCGATTTCTGTTTCATCGGTGGTTTTAAAACTGATGAAAAGACACAAAAAAATAGAAGTTGGATATTAGATTTCATTAAATTCAATTTTAACGAATCCTCTTATCTTCAATTCACAGATAAGATTACTAAAAAAAACTATCAAAACATGGGAAGTTTTGACTATACTCTTCGTAACGTAGGTTTCGTTCCTAAAGAACATCCCGTGAAAATTCGAAACTCTTTCGATGACAATTATTTCAGGAAAATGGCTGCGAGTAAATTCACATTGTGTCCTGCAGGAGACAATTTCTGGAGCATGCGCTTTTATGAAGCGCTCATGTGCAAATCGATCCCAATTGTAAAAGAAAGAAATGAGACGTTTAGATCTAAAGCAGAGTCTGAATTAGACTATAAATTCTACTTCTCAAATGAGCAATTTGTATTCAATGAAAACTGGGTAGAACATAATTATAAGCTTTTTTTAAAGTATCATACACTCGAGAATCGCTGA
- a CDS encoding TetR/AcrR family transcriptional regulator has protein sequence MKKDTKQKLIQAGIEAMQEKSYHSVGIKEILDSVGVPKGSFYYYFKSKEDFGIAVIDEFARQHAATIRFFLEDRSKTPLERLKDSFVSCLSFYPEKECGSGCLVAKLNHEVMNHSPDMSAAIRNAFDMWQALYARMIREAQNAGEIDPGVDPEELAAFIQNSWEGAVMMMQDHKNYGPVKNNIKFIFDRLLNRLSWN, from the coding sequence ATGAAAAAAGATACAAAGCAAAAATTAATTCAGGCCGGTATAGAGGCCATGCAGGAAAAAAGTTATCATTCTGTTGGTATTAAAGAGATCCTTGATTCCGTTGGCGTACCCAAGGGGTCTTTTTATTATTATTTTAAATCAAAAGAAGATTTCGGGATTGCAGTAATAGATGAGTTTGCACGTCAACATGCTGCAACCATTCGGTTTTTTCTTGAAGACAGGTCAAAAACGCCATTGGAGCGATTAAAAGATAGTTTTGTATCATGCCTCTCTTTTTACCCTGAAAAAGAATGCGGAAGCGGTTGCCTTGTTGCAAAACTGAACCATGAAGTGATGAATCACAGCCCTGATATGAGTGCTGCAATACGTAATGCGTTTGATATGTGGCAGGCCCTGTATGCAAGGATGATAAGGGAAGCTCAGAATGCAGGAGAAATTGATCCTGGTGTTGACCCTGAAGAACTTGCCGCCTTTATTCAGAATTCATGGGAAGGTGCGGTTATGATGATGCAGGACCATAAGAACTATGGTCCTGTCAAAAACAATATTAAGTTTATATTTGACAGACTCCTCAATAGACTTTCCTGGAATTAA
- a CDS encoding nitroreductase family protein produces the protein MLCIFFHNQNIRPVVYKINYQCNAAHALGLGTVVVGWFDHDKAADILGLPGGYELVSLIPAGYPDQKGSSPKRREIKDFIHENIF, from the coding sequence TTGCTTTGTATCTTTTTTCATAACCAGAATATTAGACCTGTTGTCTATAAAATTAATTATCAATGCAACGCAGCCCACGCCCTTGGTCTGGGAACAGTCGTTGTGGGCTGGTTTGATCATGATAAGGCCGCTGACATATTGGGCCTGCCTGGGGGGTATGAACTGGTAAGTCTGATACCTGCAGGTTATCCCGACCAAAAAGGCAGCTCTCCTAAAAGAAGGGAAATAAAGGATTTCATCCATGAAAATATCTTTTAA